The following are encoded in a window of Drosophila virilis strain 15010-1051.87 unplaced genomic scaffold, Dvir_AGI_RSII-ME tig00001701, whole genome shotgun sequence genomic DNA:
- the LOC138911618 gene encoding tyrosine-protein phosphatase non-receptor type 21-like encodes MRIFWQCVWEADVYLVVQLTEDISYIPLSSQEGMEFGHFQVYQEFSQTTDRCTTSKLRLYHAPSRRYRSVWHLQYADWAEQNCPRDVNHFLDFLEELNSVRLASTHEVPPGHNTNPPVLIHCLEGGGRSGVTLTADLLLYTLDHNEDLDIPRVIGQLRHQRDSIIPSLAQYKFIYNLLITYLKRTRLI; translated from the coding sequence atGCGCATCTTCTGGCAGTGCGTGTGGGAGGCGGATGTTTATCTGGTGGTGCAGCTGACGGAGGATATAAGCTACATACCGCTCAGCAGTCAGGAAGGCATGGAGTTTGGACATTTCCAGGTGTATCAGGAATTCTCACAAACCACAGATCGCTGCACCACCAGCAAATTGCGTTTGTATCATGCACCATCGCGTCGCTATCGATCCGTGTGGCATCTGCAATACGCTGACTGGGCGGAGCAGAATTGTCCACGTGATGTCAATCACTTTCTCGACTTTCTTGAGGAACTCAATTCGGTTAGATTGGCATCCACACACGAAGTGCCACCGGGACACAACACAAATCCGCCGGTGCTCATACACTGCCTGGAAGGTGGCGGACGTTCGGGTGTTACACTGACAGCTGATCTATTGCTCTATACGCTCGATCACAACGAGGACTTGGACATACCGCGCGTCATTGGACAGCTGCGACATCAGCGGGACAGCATTATACCATCGCTAGCGCAatataagtttatatataatcTGCTTATTACATATCTGAAGCGCACGCGGTTAATCTAA